One window of Quercus robur chromosome 5, dhQueRobu3.1, whole genome shotgun sequence genomic DNA carries:
- the LOC126727685 gene encoding probable disease resistance protein RF9: MVNFQECHSWKRNLWNKVMSLIPYKSMRGQSDIGDEMEKLIPHAKILRQHTKLGPTGATSSRPQPTQPRNSDYLVSYDSDFVVPYDKVDELVNQLFDPKKGELDTVIVVTGMAGSGKTVLAKRVCSMKVAEHRFHSHAWVNFSVDYEGKDFLVDILKQLNRERVDENLQDNELESMLESFSKKKHCLIVVDDVRTPYDLDKLSVVLKCIGGRSPLILTTRSQDVARAASRWRNPISLRRLTDEEGWTLFLKKARIAEDSLNSPELINLQNDILRQCDGSPWAILVLGGILSTKDLSNWRCVIEQLSCMASRQLSVPPEVQQELSTTDKEEFSTVIPHAAQENILALSYQDLSSRVKCCFLYFGLFPRAVEIPIRRLFYHWRAEGWVTPLPEEHIDDIDLAWKILKQLISRNLIEVEKAGFAGSPKRCQSPGVDIWRLVEYAGIRNYPSLDPYILSLRSWVSFNTRKRDSPNKEIGLFLNNIVNSRGFGMLILLDLEHVYKPVLHETIGKLLLLKSLGLRWTSLDALPISVGNLPYLETLDVKHTNITNLPNSIGKAKNLRYLYLNDSDMSFRMPNIGYLTNLQSLSGLFIGNKSLVNNCLSKLRGLKKLKLTCSSRSAVREIADSISQLSDLQSLRLRSIDLFDQPSILELGAIAEHQKLYDLYLLGQLPRDYSFPPNLKALTLSASEIERDPMHMLGQLRHLNSLRLLGKSYAGQQMTCLCEGFPELRILKLWKLENLEEWIVEEGSMPLLRELEIRCCNRLQRPEGLQLIIPLKEVILTNMSDEFVANFKRVLVNASVQVSKLPLNP; encoded by the exons ATGGTGAATTTCCAGGAATGTCACTCTTGGAAGCGGAATCTTTGGAATAAGGTGATGTCTCTCATCCCCTACAAATCTATGCGGGGCCAGTCTGACATAGGTGATGAGATGGAGAAACTAATTCCTCATGCCAAAATACTCAGGCAACACACAAAACTGGGACCAACAGGCGCCACCAGTTCACGTCCTCAGCCAACACAACCTAGAAATTCAGATTATCTGGTGTCATATGATTCAGATTTTGTTGTTCCTTATGATAAAGTAGATGAGTTAGTAAACCAACTATTCGACCCAAAAAAGGGAGAATTAGATACTGTTATCGTAGTAACTGGTATGGCAGGCTCTGGCAAGACGGTTCTGGCCAAAAGAGTTTGTAGCATGAAAGTTGCTGAGCATCGTTTCCATAGCCATGCTTGGGTTAATTTTTCTGTGGATTATGAAGGTAAAGATTTTTTAGTAGACATCTTGAAACAGCTTAACCGGGAGAGGGTTGATGAAAATTTACAAGATAATGAGCTGGAGTCGATGCTGGaaagtttttcaaagaaaaaacattGTCTGATAGTTGTAGATGATGTCCGGACACCGTATGATTTGGACAAACTTTCAGTTGTCTTGAAATGCATAGGAGGTAGGAGTCCGTTGATTCTCACCACTCGCAGCCAAGATGTAGCGCGTGCTGCTAGTCGGTGGAGAAATCCTATCAGTCTACGAAGGTTAACCGATGAGGAGGGCTGGACATTGTTTTTGAAGAAGGCACGAATAGCAGAAGATAGCCTCAACTCTCCTGAGTTGATCAATCTCCAGAATGATATCCTGAGACAATGTGATGGTTCACCTTGGGCAATTCTTGTACTGGGTGGAATACTGTCCACTAAAGATTTAAGCAACTGGCGCTGTGTGATTGAGCAATTGTCATGCATGGCTTCAAGACAATTGTCTGTGCCACCTGAAGTTCAACAAGAATTGTCAACCACAGATAAAGAGGAATTTTCCACTGTGATTCCCCATGCAGCTCAAGAGAATATCTTGGCTTTGAGTTATCAGGACCTTTCTTCTCGAGTGaaatgttgttttctttattttgggctcTTCCCCAGAGCGGTTGAGATTCCAATAAGGAGGTTGTTTTATCATTGGCGTGCAGAGGGATGGGTTACTCCCTTGCCTGAGGAGCATATTGATGATATAGATCTTGCATGGAAAATTCTCAAACAGCTAATAAGTAGAAACTTGATTGAAGTAGAAAAGGCGGGATTTGCTGGAAGCCCAAAAAGATGTC AGTCTCCTGGAGTTGATATTTGGCGACTAGTTGAGTATGCAGGCATCAGGAACTATCCTTCTTTGGATCCTTACATATTATCTCTGCGTTCTTGGGTATCTTTTAACACCAGGAAACGAGATTCGCCCAACAAAGAGATAGGATTGTTTCTAAACAATATTGTCAATAGTAGAGGCTTTGGAATGCTCATACTGCTTGATCTTGAGCATGTCTACAAACCTGTGCTACATGAGACAATAGGTAAGTTGTTGCTCCTTAAGTCCCTAGGTTTGAGATGGACTTCCTTAGATGCACTTCCAATATCGGTTGGTAATCTGCCATACCTGGAAACTCTAGATGTGAAGCACACCAATATAACAAATTTGCCAAATTCCATTGGGAAGGCAAAGAATCTTAGATATCTCTACCTGAATGATTCTGATATGTCTTTTAGAATGCCAAATATTGGATATCTAACCAACCTTCAGAGCTTATCAGGTCTGTTCATAGGCAATAAGAGTCTTGTGAATAATTGCTTGAGCAAATTACGTGGCCTCAAGAAACTGAAGTTGACATGTTCTTCAAGGTCAGCTGTTAGGGAAATAGCTGACAGTATTTCACAATTGAGTGATCTTCAATCCTTAAGGTTGAGATCAATTGACCTATTTGATCAGCCTTCAATTCTTGAGTTGGGGGCCATTGCAGAGCACCAAAAGCTATACGATTTGTATTTGCTGGGACAGTTACCAAGAGATTATTCATTTCCTCCAAACCTCAAAGCTCTCACTTTGTCAGCATCAGAGATTGAGCGAGATCCAATGCATATGCTAGGTCAGTTACGTCACCTAAACTCTCTCAGGCTTTTGGGTAAATCTTATGCAGGGCAACAAATGACATGTCTCTGTGAAGGATTTCCTGAACTTCGTATCTTGAAACTGTGGAAGCTGGAGAATTTAGAGGAGTGGATTGTGGAGGAAGGATCCATGCCTCTCCTTAGAGAATTAGAGATCAGATGTTGCAATAGATTGCAGCGGCCAGAAGGATTACAGCTAATCATCCCATTGAAAGAAGTAATCTTAACAAATATGTCTGATGAATTTGTAGCAAATTTTAAAAGAGTCCTGGTTAATGCATCTGTCCAAGTGAGCAAACTTCCACTTAATCCTTAG